In Oryza sativa Japonica Group chromosome 3, ASM3414082v1, one DNA window encodes the following:
- the LOC4331943 gene encoding plant-specific TFIIB-related protein 1, producing MSQPTQCPYCRASGPARCVTTQPPLSRAVSECSSCARLVLERHLHTHPFFPLLPSLHPLPLVTPDLADAAPSPSPSAASASGDDDDDDDPFLPAGFVSAFSAFSLERHPVLARSASAFSGQLAELERALAVESAASSTPDPAGPMVSVDSLRAYVQIVDVASILRLDRDIADHAFELFKDCSSATCLRNRSVEALATAALVQAIREAQEPRTLQEISTASNLPQKEIGKYIKILGESLKLSQPLNSNSIAVHMPRFCSLLQLNKSAQELAAHIGEVVVNKCFCTRRNPISISAAAIYLACQLEDKRKTQAEICKVTGLTEVTLRKVYKELLENWDDLLPPNYTPATPPEKAFPMTTIYSSRSSSGKDLYQDKQLDSAKLKSSEAAEPDHMVIVKEEEDKKIGPFSRPSAKTETHDLNQAIWTPNVSSTPFSSSPKLDHDKTETSVRGINLNEASCTMDTDRPDMPVKSPFAERWLNESKVIPSPSRQPAPWQLKQGAPSAGSSYHSMPYGLDLLSRGKRNTGDGGDKEGR from the exons atgtcgcaGCCGACGCAGTGCCCCTACTGCCGCGCCTCCGGCCCGGCGCGCTGCGTCACGACGCAGCCGCCGCTCTCCCGCGCCGTCTCCGAGTGCTCCTCCTGCGCCCGCCTCGTCCTCGAGCGCCACCTCCACACCCACCccttcttccccctcctcccctcgctCCACCCGCTCCCCCTCGTCACCCccgacctcgccgacgccgcgccgtcgccgtccccctcggccgcctccgcctccggcgacgacgacgacgacgacgaccccttCCTCCCGGCCGGCTTCGTCTCCGCCTTCTCGGCCTTCTCCCTCGAGCGCCACCCCGTCCTCGCCCGCTCCGCGTCCGCCTTCTCCGGCCAACTCGCCGAGCTCGagcgcgcgctcgccgtcgAATCCGCGGCCTCCTCCACTCCGGACCCCGCGGGGCCTATGGTCTCCGTCGACAGCCTCCGCGCCTACGTCCAGATCGTGGACGTCGCCTCCATCCTGAGGCTGGACCGGGACATAGCCGACCACGCCTTCGAGCTCTTCAAGGACTGCTCCTCCGCTACGTGCCTCAGGAACCGCAGCGTCGAGGCGCTTGCCACGGCCGCACTCGTGCAGGCCATCCGCGAGGCGCAGGAGCCCAGGACCTTGCAG GAAATCTCTACTGCTAGCAATCTTCCCCAGAAAGAAATTGGAAAATACATCAAAATACTTGGTGAATCACTGAAACTGAGCCAACCTCTTAACAGCAACTCAATAGCAGTTCATATGCCTCGGTTTTGCAGCCTACTCCAGCTCAATAAATCTGCTCAG GAACTTGCAGCCCATATTGGTGAGGTTGTTGTTAATAAATGCTTCTGCACACGGAGGAATCCCATAAGCATATCAGCTGCAGCTATCTATCTTGCGTGTCAGCTTGAAGACAAGCGGAAAACTCAGGCAGAGATCTGTAAGGTAACAGGCCTTACAGAGGTTACTCTGCGTAAAGTGTATAAAGAACTGTTGGAGAATTGGGATGATTTGCTACCCCCTAACTATACACCAGCTACACCACCAGAGAAAGCTTTCCCAATGACCACCATTTATTCATCGCGCTCATCGTCTGGTAAAGATCTTTATCAAGATAAGCAGTTAGACAGTGCTAAGCTAAAGAGCTCAGAAGCTGCAGAGCCTGATCACATGGTCATTGtaaaagaggaggaagacaagaaaattggtccatTTAGTCGACCGAGTGCAAAAACCGAGACCCATGACTTGAATCAAGCAATTTGGACGCCAAATGTCTCTTCAACACCATTCTCTTCATCACCGAAATTGGATCATGACAAGACGGAAACAAGCGTCCGTGGGATAAACCTTAACGAGGCATCCTGCACAATGGATACTGACAGACCAGACATGCCTGTGAAGTCACCCTTTGCTGAGAGGTGGCTAAATGAATCAAAGGTGATCCCTTCTCCCAGTAGGCAGCCTGCACCATGGCAGCTTAAGCAAGGAGCACCATCAGCTGGGTCCTCGTATCATAGTATGCCGTACGGCCTGGACCTTCTGTCACGTGGAAAAAGAAATACTGGAGATGGTGGTGATAAGGAGGGGAGGTGA
- the LOC4331944 gene encoding uncharacterized protein isoform X4 yields the protein MNQSPPHMSRPSVIIKLILGLLWFIVHLAISLCSLWFDLIYSIECYLISFGLIPKYRKFQLDRLKHLAVVVDSREAKNVAKINQLLCWLSNVGVKYVCLYDIDGVLKKTFAPAMNGSRYGNSGKYLDVGANTKALTCCHKEMTIECISGSDGKDGIAKAASLLCSTCVNGNRNTCGNGEIVFTEADMSGALKAIGCGGPEPDLLLVYGPARCHLGFPAWRLRYTEIMHMGPLNSMKYGAIVKAFYKFSKKYQNFGK from the exons ATGAATCAGTCTCCTCCACAT ATGTCTCGACCATCAGTGATTATCAAGCTGATTCTGGGGTTGCTTTGGTTCATCGTCCACTTAGCAATCAGCCTTTGCAGTTTATGGTTTGATCTGATCTACAGTATAGAATGCTATCTCATTTCATTCGGGCTGATTCCAAAGTATCGGAAATTCCAACTGGATAGGCTCAAACACTTGGCTGTTGTGGTAGATAGCAGAGAAGCTAAAAATGTTGCAAAGATCAATCAGCTCTTATGTTGGCTCTCAAATGTTGGTGTGAAGTATGTATGTCTTTATGACATTGATG GAGTGCTGAAGAAAACATTTGCACCTGCTATGAATGGTTCAAGATATGGGAATTCAGGAAAATATCTG GATGTGGGTGCAAATACAAAAGCTTTGACCTGTTGTCATAAAGAGATGACAATAGAGTGTATTTCTGGTTCTGATGGCAAGGATGGGATTGCTAAAGCAGCCAGCTTACTTTGCTCAACTTGTGTGAACGGCAATAGGAATACTTGTGGAAATGGTGAAATAGTATTTACAGAAGCTGACATGTCCGGTGCATTGAAAGCAATAG GTTGTGGTGGACCAGAacctgatcttcttcttgtgtATGGCCCTGCTAGATGCCATTTAGGTTTTCCTGCATGGAGATTGCGGTATACTGAGATAat GCATATGGGACCACTGAATTCAATGAAATATGGCGCCATTGTGAAAGCATTCTATAAATTCTCGAagaaataccaaaattttg GTAAATGA
- the LOC4331944 gene encoding uncharacterized protein isoform X2 gives MAAFVANEIPLFMNQSPPHMSRPSVIIKLILGLLWFIVHLAISLCSLWFDLIYSIECYLISFGLIPKYRKFQLDRLKHLAVVVDSREAKNVAKINQLLCWLSNVGVKYVCLYDIDGVLKKTFAPAMNGSRYGNSGKYLDVGANTKALTCCHKEMTIECISGSDGKDGIAKAASLLCSTCVNGNRNTCGNGEIVFTEADMSGALKAIGCGGPEPDLLLVYGPARCHLGFPAWRLRYTEIMHMGPLNSMKYGAIVKAFYKFSKKYQNFGK, from the exons AT GGCGGCATTTGTGGCCAATGAGATTCCCCTATTCATGAATCAGTCTCCTCCACAT ATGTCTCGACCATCAGTGATTATCAAGCTGATTCTGGGGTTGCTTTGGTTCATCGTCCACTTAGCAATCAGCCTTTGCAGTTTATGGTTTGATCTGATCTACAGTATAGAATGCTATCTCATTTCATTCGGGCTGATTCCAAAGTATCGGAAATTCCAACTGGATAGGCTCAAACACTTGGCTGTTGTGGTAGATAGCAGAGAAGCTAAAAATGTTGCAAAGATCAATCAGCTCTTATGTTGGCTCTCAAATGTTGGTGTGAAGTATGTATGTCTTTATGACATTGATG GAGTGCTGAAGAAAACATTTGCACCTGCTATGAATGGTTCAAGATATGGGAATTCAGGAAAATATCTG GATGTGGGTGCAAATACAAAAGCTTTGACCTGTTGTCATAAAGAGATGACAATAGAGTGTATTTCTGGTTCTGATGGCAAGGATGGGATTGCTAAAGCAGCCAGCTTACTTTGCTCAACTTGTGTGAACGGCAATAGGAATACTTGTGGAAATGGTGAAATAGTATTTACAGAAGCTGACATGTCCGGTGCATTGAAAGCAATAG GTTGTGGTGGACCAGAacctgatcttcttcttgtgtATGGCCCTGCTAGATGCCATTTAGGTTTTCCTGCATGGAGATTGCGGTATACTGAGATAat GCATATGGGACCACTGAATTCAATGAAATATGGCGCCATTGTGAAAGCATTCTATAAATTCTCGAagaaataccaaaattttg GTAAATGA
- the LOC4331944 gene encoding uncharacterized protein isoform X1, whose product MAAFVANEIPLFMNQSPPHVWMLMSRPSVIIKLILGLLWFIVHLAISLCSLWFDLIYSIECYLISFGLIPKYRKFQLDRLKHLAVVVDSREAKNVAKINQLLCWLSNVGVKYVCLYDIDGVLKKTFAPAMNGSRYGNSGKYLDVGANTKALTCCHKEMTIECISGSDGKDGIAKAASLLCSTCVNGNRNTCGNGEIVFTEADMSGALKAIGCGGPEPDLLLVYGPARCHLGFPAWRLRYTEIMHMGPLNSMKYGAIVKAFYKFSKKYQNFGK is encoded by the exons AT GGCGGCATTTGTGGCCAATGAGATTCCCCTATTCATGAATCAGTCTCCTCCACATGTATGGATGCTG ATGTCTCGACCATCAGTGATTATCAAGCTGATTCTGGGGTTGCTTTGGTTCATCGTCCACTTAGCAATCAGCCTTTGCAGTTTATGGTTTGATCTGATCTACAGTATAGAATGCTATCTCATTTCATTCGGGCTGATTCCAAAGTATCGGAAATTCCAACTGGATAGGCTCAAACACTTGGCTGTTGTGGTAGATAGCAGAGAAGCTAAAAATGTTGCAAAGATCAATCAGCTCTTATGTTGGCTCTCAAATGTTGGTGTGAAGTATGTATGTCTTTATGACATTGATG GAGTGCTGAAGAAAACATTTGCACCTGCTATGAATGGTTCAAGATATGGGAATTCAGGAAAATATCTG GATGTGGGTGCAAATACAAAAGCTTTGACCTGTTGTCATAAAGAGATGACAATAGAGTGTATTTCTGGTTCTGATGGCAAGGATGGGATTGCTAAAGCAGCCAGCTTACTTTGCTCAACTTGTGTGAACGGCAATAGGAATACTTGTGGAAATGGTGAAATAGTATTTACAGAAGCTGACATGTCCGGTGCATTGAAAGCAATAG GTTGTGGTGGACCAGAacctgatcttcttcttgtgtATGGCCCTGCTAGATGCCATTTAGGTTTTCCTGCATGGAGATTGCGGTATACTGAGATAat GCATATGGGACCACTGAATTCAATGAAATATGGCGCCATTGTGAAAGCATTCTATAAATTCTCGAagaaataccaaaattttg GTAAATGA
- the LOC4331944 gene encoding uncharacterized protein isoform X3: MNQSPPHVWMLMSRPSVIIKLILGLLWFIVHLAISLCSLWFDLIYSIECYLISFGLIPKYRKFQLDRLKHLAVVVDSREAKNVAKINQLLCWLSNVGVKYVCLYDIDGVLKKTFAPAMNGSRYGNSGKYLDVGANTKALTCCHKEMTIECISGSDGKDGIAKAASLLCSTCVNGNRNTCGNGEIVFTEADMSGALKAIGCGGPEPDLLLVYGPARCHLGFPAWRLRYTEIMHMGPLNSMKYGAIVKAFYKFSKKYQNFGK; encoded by the exons ATGAATCAGTCTCCTCCACATGTATGGATGCTG ATGTCTCGACCATCAGTGATTATCAAGCTGATTCTGGGGTTGCTTTGGTTCATCGTCCACTTAGCAATCAGCCTTTGCAGTTTATGGTTTGATCTGATCTACAGTATAGAATGCTATCTCATTTCATTCGGGCTGATTCCAAAGTATCGGAAATTCCAACTGGATAGGCTCAAACACTTGGCTGTTGTGGTAGATAGCAGAGAAGCTAAAAATGTTGCAAAGATCAATCAGCTCTTATGTTGGCTCTCAAATGTTGGTGTGAAGTATGTATGTCTTTATGACATTGATG GAGTGCTGAAGAAAACATTTGCACCTGCTATGAATGGTTCAAGATATGGGAATTCAGGAAAATATCTG GATGTGGGTGCAAATACAAAAGCTTTGACCTGTTGTCATAAAGAGATGACAATAGAGTGTATTTCTGGTTCTGATGGCAAGGATGGGATTGCTAAAGCAGCCAGCTTACTTTGCTCAACTTGTGTGAACGGCAATAGGAATACTTGTGGAAATGGTGAAATAGTATTTACAGAAGCTGACATGTCCGGTGCATTGAAAGCAATAG GTTGTGGTGGACCAGAacctgatcttcttcttgtgtATGGCCCTGCTAGATGCCATTTAGGTTTTCCTGCATGGAGATTGCGGTATACTGAGATAat GCATATGGGACCACTGAATTCAATGAAATATGGCGCCATTGTGAAAGCATTCTATAAATTCTCGAagaaataccaaaattttg GTAAATGA
- the LOC4331944 gene encoding uncharacterized protein isoform X5 — MSRPSVIIKLILGLLWFIVHLAISLCSLWFDLIYSIECYLISFGLIPKYRKFQLDRLKHLAVVVDSREAKNVAKINQLLCWLSNVGVKYVCLYDIDGVLKKTFAPAMNGSRYGNSGKYLDVGANTKALTCCHKEMTIECISGSDGKDGIAKAASLLCSTCVNGNRNTCGNGEIVFTEADMSGALKAIGCGGPEPDLLLVYGPARCHLGFPAWRLRYTEIMHMGPLNSMKYGAIVKAFYKFSKKYQNFGK; from the exons ATGTCTCGACCATCAGTGATTATCAAGCTGATTCTGGGGTTGCTTTGGTTCATCGTCCACTTAGCAATCAGCCTTTGCAGTTTATGGTTTGATCTGATCTACAGTATAGAATGCTATCTCATTTCATTCGGGCTGATTCCAAAGTATCGGAAATTCCAACTGGATAGGCTCAAACACTTGGCTGTTGTGGTAGATAGCAGAGAAGCTAAAAATGTTGCAAAGATCAATCAGCTCTTATGTTGGCTCTCAAATGTTGGTGTGAAGTATGTATGTCTTTATGACATTGATG GAGTGCTGAAGAAAACATTTGCACCTGCTATGAATGGTTCAAGATATGGGAATTCAGGAAAATATCTG GATGTGGGTGCAAATACAAAAGCTTTGACCTGTTGTCATAAAGAGATGACAATAGAGTGTATTTCTGGTTCTGATGGCAAGGATGGGATTGCTAAAGCAGCCAGCTTACTTTGCTCAACTTGTGTGAACGGCAATAGGAATACTTGTGGAAATGGTGAAATAGTATTTACAGAAGCTGACATGTCCGGTGCATTGAAAGCAATAG GTTGTGGTGGACCAGAacctgatcttcttcttgtgtATGGCCCTGCTAGATGCCATTTAGGTTTTCCTGCATGGAGATTGCGGTATACTGAGATAat GCATATGGGACCACTGAATTCAATGAAATATGGCGCCATTGTGAAAGCATTCTATAAATTCTCGAagaaataccaaaattttg GTAAATGA
- the LOC4331945 gene encoding polyol transporter 5 has protein sequence MTKDDAVPVAVAPAKRPPINKYAFGCALLASMNSVLLGYDISVMSGAQIFMKEDLKITDTQIEILAGVINIYSLFGSLAAGMTSDWLGRRYTMVLAAAIFFTGALLMGLAPNYAFLMAGRFVAGIGVGYALMIAPVYTAEVAPTSARGFLTSFPEVFNNSGILLGYVSNFAFARLPVHLSWRAMFLVGAVPPIFLGIAVLAMPESPRWLVMRGRIEDARRVLLKTSDSPDEAEDRLLDIKKAVGIPEDASDGEDVVAIVRANKASQGEGVWKELLLNPTRPVRRMLVAGLGLMFIQQATGVDCVVMYSPRVFERAGIKSKTNSLGASMAVGVCKTFFIPIATLLLDRVGRRPLLLASGGGMAIFLFTLATSLLMMDRRPEGEAKALGAISIAAMLSFVASFASGLGPVAWVYTSEIYPVRLRAQAAAIGTGLNRLMSGATTMSFLSLSNAITIAGSFYLYASIAAAGWVFMYFFLPETKGKSLEDTVKLFGKDTDDDDDVDTSRHERKRSTELSAQH, from the exons ATGACCAAGGACGACGCCGTCCCGGTGGCCGTGGCGCCGGCGAAGCGCCCGCCCATCAACAAGTACGCCTTCGGCTGCGCTCTCCTCGCCTCCATGAACTCCGTCCTCCTCGGCTATG ATATCTCGGTGATGAGCGGCGCGCAGATATTCATGAAGGAGGATTTGAAGATCACCGACACGCAGATCGagatcctcgccggcgtcatcaacATCTACTCGCTGTTCGGCTCGCTGGCGGCGGGCATGACGTCCGACTGGCTGGGCCGGCGGTACACCatggtgctcgccgccgccatcttcttCACGGGCGCGCTCCTCATGGGCCTCGCCCCGAACTACGCGTTCCTCATGGCCGGCCGCTTCGTGGCCGGCATCGGCGTCGGCTACGCGCTCATGATCGCGCCCGTGTACAccgccgaggtggcgccgacgtcgGCGCGCGGCTTCCTCACCTCGTTCCCGGAGGTGTTCAACAACAGCGGCATCCTCCTCGGCTACGTCTCCAACTTCGCCTTCGCGCGCCTCCCCGTCCACCTGAGCTGGCGCGCCATGTtcctcgtcggcgccgtgcCGCCCATCTTCCTCGGCATCGCCGTCCTCGCCATGCCGGAGTCGCCCCGGTGGCTCGTCATGCGGGGCCGCATCGAGGacgcgcgccgcgtgctcctCAAGACCTCCGACTCGCCCGACGAGGCCGAGGACCGGCTCCTCGACATCAAGAAAGCCGTCGGCATCCCCGAGGACGCGTCCGATGGCGAGGACGTGGTCGCCATCGTCCGCGCGAACAAGGCCTCACAGGGAGAGGGGGTGTGGAAGGAGCTGCTGCTCAACCCGACGAGGCCCGTCCGCCGCATGCTCGTCGCCGGGCTCGGCCTGATGTTCATCCAGCAAGCCACCGGCGTCGACTGCGTCGTGATGTACAGCCCGCGGGTGTTCGAGCGCGCCGGCATTAAGTCGAAGACGAACTCGCTGGGGGCGTCCATGGCGGTGGGCGTTTGCAAGACCTTCTTCATCCCGATCGCGACGCTCCTCCTCGACCGCGTCGGACGGaggccgctcctcctcgccagcggcggcggcatggccatCTTCCTCTTCACCCTGGCCACGTCCCTGCTCATGATGGACCGGCGGCCGGAGGGCGAGGCGAAGGCGCTAGGCGCCATAAGCATCGCCGCGATGCTGTCGTTCGTGGCGTCGTTCGCCTCGGGGCTGGGCCCCGTCGCGTGGGTGTACACGTCGGAGATCTACCCGGTGCGGCTGCGTGCGCAGGCGGCGGCCATCGGGACGGGGCTGAACCGGCTGATGAGCGGTGCCACCACCATGTCCTTCCTCTCGCTCTCCAACGCCATCACCATCGCCGGGAGCTTCTACCTGTACgcgtccatcgccgccgcagGGTGGGTGTTCATGTACTTCTTCCTGCCGGAGACCAAGGGCAAGAGCCTGGAGGACACCGTGAAGCTCTTCGGCAAGGACacagacgacgacgatgacgtcgacACTAGCCGCCATGAGCGCAAGAGGTCCACTGAGCTGAGCGCTCAGCACTGA
- the LOC4331946 gene encoding polyol transporter 5 translates to MSKDDSSDVPAAEAPAKRAPLNKYALACAILASMNSILLGYDISVMSGAQKFMKKDLNISDAKVEVLAGIINIYSLVGSLAAGRTSDWIGRRYTMVLASVIFFAGALIMGLAPSYAIVMLGRFVAGVGVGYALMIAPVYTAEVAPTSARGLLTSFPEVFINAGVLLGYVSNFAFYRLPLHIGWRVMFLVGAVPPAFLAVGVLAMPESPRWLVMQGRIGDARRVLEKTSDSPAEAEERLADIKNAVGIPEGISDEDEVVAVVHKSRGSHGEGVWRDLLLRPTPAVRRILIACLGLQFFQQASGIDAVVLYSPRVFDNAGLHSDSDSIGASVAVGASKTLFILVATFLLDRVGRRPLLLTSAGGMVISLVTLASALHMIEHRPEGQATALVGLSIAMVLVFVASFSIGMGPIAWVYSSEIFPLRLRAQGCALGTAMNRVVSGAVSMSFISLYKAITFAGSFYLYAGIAAAGWVFMFFFLPETQGRSLEDTVKLFGGDERDANGTVGREDGHGQNKSTELTTQQ, encoded by the exons ATGTCGAAGGACGACTCCTCCGACGTCCCTGCCGCCGAggcgccggcgaagcgtgccccCCTCAACAAGTACGCCCTCGCCTGCGCCATCCTCGCCTCCATGAACTCCATCCTCCTCGGCTACG ACATCTCGGTGATGAGCGGCGCGCagaagttcatgaagaaggacCTGAACATCTCGGACGCGAAGGTGGAGGTCCTCGCCGGCATCATCAACATCTACTCGCTCGTCGGCTCGCTCGCGGCGGGCCGGACGTCCGACTGGATCGGCCGTCGCTACACCATGGTGCTCGCGTCGGTCATATTCTTCGCCGGCGCGCTCATCATGGGCCTCGCCCCGAGCTACGCGATCGTCATGCTCGGCCGCTTCGTGGCCGGCGTGGGTGTGGGCTACGCGCTCATGATCGCGCCGGTGTAcacggccgaggtggcgccgacgtccGCCCGCGGCTTGCTCACGTCGTTCCCCGAGGTGTTCATCAACGCCGGCGTCCTCCTCGGCTACGTCTCCAACTTCGCCTTCTACCGCCTCCCGCTGCACATTGGCTGGCGCGTCATGTTCCTAGTcggcgccgtgccgcccgcctTCCTCGCCGTGGGCGTCCTCGCCATGCCGGAGTCGCCGCGGTGGCTCGTCATGCAGGGGCGCATCGGCGACGCGCGACGTGTCCTCGAGAAGACCTCCGACTCGCCGGCCGAGGCCGAGGAGCGGCTCGCGGACATCAAGAACGCGGTCGGCATCCCCGAAGGGATCTCCGACGAGGACGAAGTTGTAGCCGTCGTCCACAAGAGCAGGGGCTCCCACGGCGAGGGTGTCTGGAGGGACCTGCTGCTCCGCCCGACGCCGGCCGTGCGCCGCATACTCATCGCCTGCCTCGGCCTCCAGTTCTTCCAGCAAGCCTCCGGCATCGACGCCGTCGTGCTGTACAGCCCGCGGGTGTTCGACAACGCGGGCCTCcactccgactccgactccaTCGGAGCCTCCGTGGCGGTGGGCGCCAGCAAGACGCTCTTCATCCTCGTGGCCACGTTCCTCCTCGACCGCGTCGGCCGGAGGCCGCTGCTCCTCACCAGCGCCGGCGGGATGGTGATCTCGCTCGTCACGCTGGCCTCGGCGCTGCACATGATCGAGCACCGCCCGGAGGGCCAGGCGACGGCGCTGGTGGGTCTGAGCATCGCGATGGTGCTGGTGTTCGTGGCGTCCTTCTCCATCGGGATGGGCCCGATCGCGTGGGTGTACAGCTCGGAGATCTTCCCGCTGCGGCTGCGCGCGCAGGGATGCGCGCTCGGCACGGCGATGAACCGGGTCGTGAGCGGCGCCGTCAGCATGTCCTTCATCTCGCTCTACAAGGCCATCACCTTCGCCGGGAGCTTCTACCTCTACGCCGGCATAGCTGCGGCCGGGTGGgtgttcatgttcttcttcctGCCGGAGACGCAAGGCAGGAGCCTGGAGGACACCGTCAAACTCTTCGGCGGCGATGAACGTGACGCGAACGGTACTGTGGGAAGGGAAGACGGCCATGGGCAGAACAAGTCCACTGAGTTGACTACTCAGCAGTGA